A genomic segment from Anaerobacillus sp. CMMVII encodes:
- the rpoE gene encoding DNA-directed RNA polymerase subunit delta, which yields MTLNEYTPEEIKEMSMVEISYELMKSEKQPFLYGDLVKRVAEIKGMSESEVMDRISYLYTDLNVDGRFICLGENRWGLRTWYPYEQADEEITPTVRRKKAKKVDDDDLDIDLDEDFDDLEEDLDDEFEDLEDELDELVSEENEDEDFDLDLDEEDEDAVDDADEDLDGELEDEEDELL from the coding sequence TTGACGCTAAATGAGTACACGCCAGAAGAAATCAAAGAAATGTCCATGGTGGAGATTTCTTATGAGTTAATGAAGAGTGAAAAGCAACCTTTTTTATATGGTGACTTAGTAAAGCGAGTTGCTGAAATTAAAGGAATGTCTGAAAGTGAGGTAATGGATCGTATCTCTTACCTATACACAGACTTAAATGTTGATGGTCGATTCATTTGTCTTGGCGAAAATCGTTGGGGCTTACGTACTTGGTACCCTTATGAGCAAGCTGATGAAGAAATTACACCGACAGTTCGTCGTAAGAAAGCGAAGAAAGTCGATGATGATGATCTTGATATCGATTTAGATGAGGACTTCGATGATCTTGAGGAAGACTTAGATGATGAGTTTGAAGATCTAGAAGATGAATTAGATGAACTGGTAAGTGAAGAAAATGAAGACGAAGATTTTGACCTAGATTTAGACGAGGAAGATGAAGACGCTGTTGATGATGCTGATGAAGATTTAGATGGAGAGTTAGAAGACGAAGAAGACGAGCTTCTATAA